From a single Entelurus aequoreus isolate RoL-2023_Sb linkage group LG12, RoL_Eaeq_v1.1, whole genome shotgun sequence genomic region:
- the nat16 gene encoding histidine N-acetyltransferase isoform X1 — protein sequence MFSAPYRQDNLLKTCCFMMKIDTSLITAQLPEALSQAGLQFTVATEEDFDDIMAMSQDIYGGLDYLPTRYTSWLQESNRTVILARKQGKVIALESVCVIDNGQTMLVEGLRVAPQERGKGVAGVLLRFCSELVKSKYPEVKVSRLTRDDQLRPKDFQKYRIITKQGILLMRFRAEDLKLRLSDLGGQMQAPLSSFFSNGPPIRLDNNAIYQLYLTTDLMQGVLPNATIIQDWQPFKLLPTNMAILMKKDIDWMVDDASNPTVGSLCTFPFRVPIGDDWYYLNIDMFGKDLDLVRQQFLCHLQRHTATLKGHVMCQMFLDPPLWKPMADFCHDTLSVELVKEYTEQCVVESDVM from the exons ATGTTCTCAGCACCTTACCGACAGGATAATCTACTCAAGACATG TTGTTTCATGATGAAGATCGATACCAGCCTAATCACAGCCCAGCTGCCTGAGGCCCTGTCCCAGGCAGGCCTTCAGTTTACCGTGGCCACTGAGGAGGACTTTGACGACATCATGGCTATGAGCCAGGATATCTACGGAGGCCTCGACTATCTGCCCACGAGATACACCAGCTGGCTGCAGGAAAGCAACCGCACAGTCATACTGGCACGCAAACAAGGGAAAGTG ATCGCTCTGGAGTCGGTGTGTGTGATTGACAATGGGCAAACCATGCTGGTCGAGGGTCTTCGCGTGGCCCCCCAAGAGCGGGGAAAAGGCGTGGCCGGAGTCCTGCTACGCTTTTGCTCTGAGCTCGTCAAATCGAAATATCCAGAGGTCAAAGTGAGCCGCCTGACACGTGATGACCAACTCAGACCCAAGGACTTCCAGAAGTATCGCATCATAACCAAACAG GGCATCCTGCTGATGCGTTTCCGAGCCGAAGACCTCAAGCTTCGTTTGTCTGATCTTGGTGGACAGATGCAGGCACCGCTGTCCTCCTTCTTCTCAAACGGTCCTCCCATACGCCTGGACAACAACGCCATTTATCAGCTGTATTTGACCACTGACCTGATGCAGGGGGTCCTCCCGAACGCTACCATCATCCAAGACTGGCAGCCATTCAAACTTCTGCCCACTAACATGGCCATCCTGATGAAGAAGGACATTGACTGGATGGTGGACGACGCCTCCAACCCTACCGTGGGCAGCCTGTGCACTTTCCCTTTCAGGGTCCCCATTGGAGATGATTG GTATTATCTCAACATCGACATGTTCGGCAAAGACCTGGACCTGGTGCGCCAGCAGTTCCTGTGCCACCTGCAGCGCCACACTGCAACACTGAAGGGTCACGTGATGTGCCAGATGTTCCTGGACCCGCCCCTCTGGAAGCCCATGGCCGACTTTTGCCACGACACTCTGAGCGTGGAGCTGGTGAAGGAATACACGGAGCAATGCGTGGTGGAGTCCGATGTCATGTAG
- the nat16 gene encoding histidine N-acetyltransferase isoform X2: MMKIDTSLITAQLPEALSQAGLQFTVATEEDFDDIMAMSQDIYGGLDYLPTRYTSWLQESNRTVILARKQGKVIALESVCVIDNGQTMLVEGLRVAPQERGKGVAGVLLRFCSELVKSKYPEVKVSRLTRDDQLRPKDFQKYRIITKQGILLMRFRAEDLKLRLSDLGGQMQAPLSSFFSNGPPIRLDNNAIYQLYLTTDLMQGVLPNATIIQDWQPFKLLPTNMAILMKKDIDWMVDDASNPTVGSLCTFPFRVPIGDDWYYLNIDMFGKDLDLVRQQFLCHLQRHTATLKGHVMCQMFLDPPLWKPMADFCHDTLSVELVKEYTEQCVVESDVM, translated from the exons ATGATGAAGATCGATACCAGCCTAATCACAGCCCAGCTGCCTGAGGCCCTGTCCCAGGCAGGCCTTCAGTTTACCGTGGCCACTGAGGAGGACTTTGACGACATCATGGCTATGAGCCAGGATATCTACGGAGGCCTCGACTATCTGCCCACGAGATACACCAGCTGGCTGCAGGAAAGCAACCGCACAGTCATACTGGCACGCAAACAAGGGAAAGTG ATCGCTCTGGAGTCGGTGTGTGTGATTGACAATGGGCAAACCATGCTGGTCGAGGGTCTTCGCGTGGCCCCCCAAGAGCGGGGAAAAGGCGTGGCCGGAGTCCTGCTACGCTTTTGCTCTGAGCTCGTCAAATCGAAATATCCAGAGGTCAAAGTGAGCCGCCTGACACGTGATGACCAACTCAGACCCAAGGACTTCCAGAAGTATCGCATCATAACCAAACAG GGCATCCTGCTGATGCGTTTCCGAGCCGAAGACCTCAAGCTTCGTTTGTCTGATCTTGGTGGACAGATGCAGGCACCGCTGTCCTCCTTCTTCTCAAACGGTCCTCCCATACGCCTGGACAACAACGCCATTTATCAGCTGTATTTGACCACTGACCTGATGCAGGGGGTCCTCCCGAACGCTACCATCATCCAAGACTGGCAGCCATTCAAACTTCTGCCCACTAACATGGCCATCCTGATGAAGAAGGACATTGACTGGATGGTGGACGACGCCTCCAACCCTACCGTGGGCAGCCTGTGCACTTTCCCTTTCAGGGTCCCCATTGGAGATGATTG GTATTATCTCAACATCGACATGTTCGGCAAAGACCTGGACCTGGTGCGCCAGCAGTTCCTGTGCCACCTGCAGCGCCACACTGCAACACTGAAGGGTCACGTGATGTGCCAGATGTTCCTGGACCCGCCCCTCTGGAAGCCCATGGCCGACTTTTGCCACGACACTCTGAGCGTGGAGCTGGTGAAGGAATACACGGAGCAATGCGTGGTGGAGTCCGATGTCATGTAG